Proteins from a genomic interval of Rosa chinensis cultivar Old Blush chromosome 2, RchiOBHm-V2, whole genome shotgun sequence:
- the LOC112183931 gene encoding uncharacterized protein LOC112183931 — MPGACNDLNVLAKSPLFDELTACTAPLVQFQVNNRAHNLGYYLADGIYPRWATFLKTVRNPTRPKEIEFAKAQEGYRKDVERCFGILQSRFGIVRGAARGWHKEDIRYIMLTCIILHNMIVENQRPEDSDDELESDDEEDNNMRPRIAEVWEGPTGRDFDPVGRDAHHMNGFMDRYQQIRSEHSHSNLQEDLIQHFWEFQGNRRI, encoded by the coding sequence ATGCCTGGGGCATGCAACGACCTGAACGTCTTGGCAAAGTCTCCATTGTTTGATGAGCTTACCGCCTGTACAGCACCTCTTGTCCAATTCCAAGTTAACAACAGAGCTCACAATCTAGGGTACTATCTCGCCGACGGTATTTATCCTCGATGGGCGACTTTCTTGAAAACTGTTCGAAATCCTACACGCCCCAAGGAAATCGAGTTTGCAAAGGCTCAAGAGGGGTATAGGAAGGATGTAGAAAGATGTTTTGGTATATTACAGTCACGGTTTGGTATTGTTCGAGGAGCTGCTCGTGGGTGGCATAAAGAGGACATTCGATACATTATGTTGAcgtgtattatattacacaacatgattgtCGAAAATCAACGACCTGAAGATAGCGATGATGAGTTGGAGTCCGATGATGAGGAGGATAATAATATGAGGCCCAGGATTGCTGAGGTATGGGAGGGACCAACCGGTAGAGACTTTgatcctgttggtagagatgCTCATCATATGAACGGATTCATGGACCGCTACCAACAAATTAGATCTGAGCACAGTCACTCCAACCTTCAGGAAGACCTTATTCAACACTTTTGGGAATTTCAAGGCAATAGGCGTATCTAG
- the LOC112183933 gene encoding uncharacterized protein LOC112183933, translating into MNNLWDQIRRSQDEDDEEMMATNAIVMAAVAQESGNQHRGRGSHPGRAPNEERFREERGKGMLADYFVDRPVFKDAEFRTRYRMSLNLFQRISTDLCQYDRYFVQRSDATGKVRLLPEQKMTAALRMLAYGAGADQCAEYCRMAKSTSVAALQHFTRGIVNLYSTQYLRAPTAADLRRLLTKAERRGFPGMIGSIDCMHWQWKNCPTSWAGE; encoded by the coding sequence ATGAACAATTTGTGGGATCAAATTCGACGGTCTCaggatgaggatgatgaagagatgatggCCACCAACGCCATTGTCATGGCTGCAGTCGCTCAAGAATCTGGAAACCAACACCGAGGGCGCGGTTCTCATCCGGGTCGTGCACCAAATGAGGAACGATTTAGAGAAGAGAGGGGCAAAGGTATGTTGGCCGACTACTTTGTCGACCGGCCAGTGTTCAAAGATGCGGAGTTCCGAACACGTTACAGGATGAGTCTCAATCTCTTCCAACGTATATCTACTGACCTTTGCCAGTATGATCGTTACTTTGTTCAAAGGTCAGATGCTACTGGCAAAGTCAGACTGCTCCCGGAGCAGAAGATGACAGCTGCCTTGCGAATGCTTGCGTACGGTGCAGGGGCAGATCAATGTGCTGAGTATTGTAGGATGGCGAAATCCACCTCCGTTGCAGCCCTTCAGCACTTCACACGAGGAATTGTTAATCTTTACTCAACACAATACCTTCGCGCTCCAACTGCAGCCGACCTCAGACGACTTCTTACCAAAGCTGAGAGGAGAGGTTTTCCAGGAATGATTGGGAGCATCGACTGTATGcattggcaatggaagaattgtccGACAAGTTGGGCTGGAGAATAA
- the LOC112190762 gene encoding uncharacterized protein LOC112190762: MQVNVRLFSAGCNVHLELTDLIRLERFCPRNCRVKVPATLGTLEIKWCSFELKISSDGVLEEIVPNMHLEVQKSHPKEEAFPKKQPSPNASEGAQHAEYNPRELQSIAIKLDEDIGGLRNELRRLQKELSAKEAERRDTEQKLADLVRAK, encoded by the exons ATGCAAGTGAATGTAAGATTGTTTTCAGCCGGTTGCAACGTACATTTGGAACTTACTGATTTAATAAGGTTGGAACGCTTTTGCCCGAGAAATTGCAGGGTGAAGGTCCCAGCAACCTTGGGAACTTTAGAGATAAAATGGTGCTCTTTCGAGCTGAAGATTTCCTCCGATGGGGTACTAGAAGAAATTGTTCCCAATATGCATCTAGAGGTACAAAAGTCACATCCCAAAGAAGAG GCCTTCCCCAAGAAACAGCCTTCCCCAAACGCCTCTGAAGGAGCTCAACATGCCGAGTATAATCCACGAGAACTCCAAAGCATAGCTATTAAGCTTGATGAAGACATAGGAGGTTTGCGGAATGAATTAAGGCGTCTGCAGAAAGAATTAAGTGCCAAAGAAGCAGAGAGGAGAGATACAGAGCAAAAGCTTGCTGATCTTGTGAGAGCTAAATGA
- the LOC112183935 gene encoding disease resistance protein At4g27190 has translation MEAMDSILSKIAEYTVEPVGRQVGYVIHCNRNLHHLQYGVRWLKAERDYLITEVDAAEIINERAQPALQDWLARAEAITVMAEDLLRDGNRANLECLHGFCPNLKYRYRLGRRSTGLLDEIEMFLHIKEALILQMEWGVSTGEYQAFRSRTSTVRQIMDELKKSSARRIGVCGPRGVGKTLLGKEVYRQARKDKKLFDDVVILLDVKKNPDLEVIQSKIVRQLDMKILDDENLDGRANHLHARILNKKILVILDDVWEHIDLDALGLPSVPTCKILLTSISREALSDTKMQKVFALDILTEEEAWFLFKNKAGDVLKENVNIVSVATQVAKRCEGLPISIVIVASSSKGISTLTSWENALRCLEEFDTDHGITRSPHLGIEWSYNQLNDEEVKQLFLLCGFAIWGKDIYLPALLKFSMGLGLFSKAYTMEQAKDAFQSSVEKLKDFCLLTDSDDDNRYVRMHDLVRDVANQIAFRDGHILSSAEDGGEYELKEWLDKDFFKKCSMMSSQSSTVPALSEVTRIHPKLKMLYLHGKGDNSVEMPSNFFREIQELKMLDLTRLHLLSLPSSLQFLKNMHALFLNQCTLGDVALVGQLNNLEILSFSQSSVKQLPKEIGHLTRLRLLDLSDCSELEVISPNVISSLERLEDLRMRNSFNKWEAEGKRSNASLSELKYLSQLSVLQIHILNADILPANLFSRKLERFNVFIGGEWVERYTRKTLLMVETTLNTLKLKPTTSAEGLDTGLKLLLKITEDLSLDGTEGVNKVLDKLDTQDLEHLKHLQVQNNVDIRYLINREVLLRNLISLTVHRCDGSSFLLSPSMARSFVQLKHLVISECQIMEEIVSTKEYSEENKDNMFPKLEKLELSDLPHLTRFCSGGYVEFAFLERLQLEKCTKLETFISNHESAAPQFLFDEKIGFPRLEILTFNDLPKLTTMWHAQIAQNSFCKLRDVTVRRCNSLKSICPDSIIAGAFQELQNLTVEDCAVEEIVAKEEGLRKQNHDKFFPKLERVFGT, from the exons ATGGAAGCCATGGATTCAATTCTTTCAAAAATTGCCGAGTACACAGTTGAACCCGTTGGACGCCAAGTGGGTTATGTAATTCACTGCAACAGAAACCTTCACCACCTACAATATGGAGTGAGATGGTTAAAAGCTGAGAGAGACTATTTAATAACTGAggttgatgcggctgaaataatAAATGAACGAGCTCAACCTGCTTTACAGGATTGGCTGGCAAGAGCGGAGGCGATCACTGTAATGGCAGAGGACCTTCTGAGAGATGGAAATCGAGCAAATCTGGAATGTCTCCATGGGTTTTGTCCTAATCTGAAGTACCGTTATCGGCTAGGCAGGAGATCAACAGGATTGCTGGATGAGATTGAGATGTTCCTGCACATAAAAGAAGCACTAATCTTGCAAATGGAGTGGGGTGTATCCACCGGGGAGTACCAGGCTTTTCGATCAAGGACGTCAACTGTGAGGCAAATCATGGATGAACTGAAGAAGTCTAGTGCCCGCAGGATTGGGGTGTGTGGACCTAGAGGTGTGGGTAAAACTCTACTTGGCAAAGAAGTTTATAGGCAAGCTAGAAAAGATAAAAAGTTATTTGATGATGTGGTTATCCTATTAGATGTCAAGAAAAATCCAGACCTGGAAGTAATTCAGAGCAAGATTGTTCGTCAGTTAGATATGAAGATTCTTGACGATGAGAATTTAGACGGAAGAGCAAATCATCTACATGCCAGGATACTAAACAAGAAGATTCTTGTGATTCTGGATGATGTTTGGGAACATATTGACTTGGATGCTCTGGGACTTCCTAGTGTCCCTACTTGTAAGATATTGCTGACATCTATAAGTAGAGAAGCATTATCTGATACAAAGATGCAGAAGGTGTTCGCACTCGACATTTTAACAGAAGAAGAGGCTTGGTTTCTGTTTAAGAACAAGGCAGGTGATGTTCTTAAAGAAAACGTTAATATAGTAAGTGTGGCAACTCAAGTTGCTAAAAGATGTGAAGGTTTGCCCATCTCAATTGTCATAGTTGCAAGCTCTTCGAAGGGAATATCTACTTTGACTTCATGGGAAAATGCTTTGAGATGCCTTGAAGAGTTTGATACGGATCACGGGATCACACGAAGCCCACACTTGGGGATAGAGTGGAGTTACAATCAATTGAATGATGAGGAAGTGAAGCAGTTGTTCTTGCTATGTGGATTTGCAATATGGGGAAAAGATATTTATTTGCCAGCCTTGTTGAAATTTAGTATGGGTCTGGGCCTCTTCAGTAAGGCATACACAATGGAGCAAGCAAAAGATGCATTTCAATCATCGGTTGAAAAACTCAAGGATTTTTGTCTACTGACAGACAGTGATGATGATAACAGATATGTCAGAATGCATGACCTTGTACGTGATGTTGCTAACCAGATTGCATTCCGAGATGGACACATCTTATCATCGGCAGAAGATGGGGGTGAGTATGAGTTAAAAGAATGGCTAGATAAGGATTTCTTCAAGAAGTGCAGTATGATGTCTTCACAATCCAGTACTGTTCCTGCGCTCTCTGAAGTAACCAGGATACACCCCAAATTAAAAATGCTTTATTTGCACGGTAAAGGTGATAACTCGGTGGAGATGCCATCCAACTTTTTTAGGGAGATTCAGGAACTCAAAATGTTGGATTTAACCAGACTGCATCTGCTGTCACTACCTTCATCTCTTCAGTTCCTGAAGAATATGCATGCCTTATTTTTAAATCAATGCACCTTGGGAGACGTTGCTTTAGTTGGGCAGCTAAATAACTTAGAAATTCTCAGCTTTTCTCAGTCCAGTGTCAAACAATTGCCTAAAGAAATAGGGCATTTGACTCGTCTTCGGTTGTTGGATTTATCTGATTGCTCTGAACTTGAAGTTATTTCACCCAATGTCATATCAAGCTTGGAGAGACTAGAAGACTTGAGAATGAGAAACAGCTTTAACAAGTGGGAGGCTGAAGGTAAAAGAAGCAACGCAAGCCTTTCTGAGCTGAAGTATTTGTCTCAGTTATCCGTATTACAGATACATATTCTGAATGCTGACATTCTTCCAGCAAACTTGTTCTCACGCAAGTTAGAAAGATTCAATGTTTTTATTGGGGGCGAGTGGGTTGAGAGATATACTCGAAAGACACTGCTAATGGTTGAGACGACACTCAACACACTAAAACTCAAGCCCACTACCAGCGCTGAAGGATTGGATACAGGACTAAAATTGTTGCTGAAGATAACTGAAGACTTGTCCTTGGATGGAACAGAGGGTGTCAATAAGGTGCTCGATAAATTAGATACTCAAGATTTGGAGCATTTGAAacatttgcaagtccaaaacaatGTTGATATAAGATATCTCATTAACAGGGAG GTTCTGTTGCGTAACTTAATAAGCTTAACTGTTCACCGATGTGATGGTTCAAGTTTCTTATTGTCACCTTCTATGGCAAGAAGTTTTGTACAACTCAAACATCTTGTAATATCAGAATGTCAAATCATGGAAGAGATAGTATCGACAAAAGAATACAGTGAAGAAAACAAGGATAACATGTTTCCTAAGTTGGAGAAATTGGAGCTAAGTGATCTTCCTCACCTCACTAGATTCTGCTCGGGAGGTTACGTTGAATTTGCATTTTTGGAGAGATTGCAACTAGAGAAGTGTACCAAGTTGGAGACTTTCATCTCTAATCATGAGAGTGCTGCACCACAATTTCTTTTTGACGAGAAG ATAGGATTTCCAAGGCTGGAGATATTGACCTTCAATGACTTACCTAAGCTGACAACAATGTGGCACGCCCAAATTGCTCAAAACTCTTTTTGCAAACTCAGGGACGTTACAGTTCGACGATGCAATAGTCTTAAAAGCATTTGTCCAGACTCAATAATAGCTGGAGCTTTTCAGGAGCTACAAAATTTGACAGTGGAGGACTGTGCAGTGGAGGAAATAGTTGCCAAGGAAGAGGGACTACGAAAACAAAACCACGATAAGTTCTTCCCAAAGCTAGAGAGAGTGTTTGGAACTTAA